From Dysgonomonadaceae bacterium PH5-43:
AAGCATATCAATAGATTATTCTGCGAAAGAGATGAAAATGAGATTTCTTCTGAATTACTATTAGTGGAATTAAATTCACTTTTTGAAGATAATCATTCCTTAGATTTCTGTAAACAAGTTTTTGAATATAAAAAAATAGGACTGTATGAAAATGCATTCTTACTACTTCTATTTTTCTGTCATAAATTTATTAATTGCGATGATGATTGTATTGGATTTAATGACTTTGATGATTTATATGACGAAAAATGGATATTCAGAGATATAAAATCTACATTACAAAATGGCGATAGCGCATTGCTTACAAATAACATTTTGGAACATTTTAATGACAATGGTTTTGGGAATCGAGAATATTTTAGAATATCATCAACAGCAAAAGAAAAACTTTTTATTGAATTAAACATTAAGGCCGCTCAGAGTAACAACAACAAGAAAGAACTCATTCTACATAATAGTATAACAGCAAAAGAGCTATTCTATAACAAACGAGAACAATCGCAGATAGCACAACTTACATCATTGCTTAACAAGGATAATTTTAAATCTGTTCAGGAAAAACTAGAAAAAGGGGGATTGCGAAAAGGTTTTGCTTGCTTGTTTTATGGAGCTCCTGGAACAGGAAAAACTGAAACTGTATATCAATTAGCACACTCTACTGGACGTGATATTATGATGGTGAATATATCAGAGACTAAAAGTATGTGGTATGGTGAAAGTGAGAAACGCATAAAAGGAATATTCGATAAGTATAAAAGTCTTCTGAAAACAAGTGAAGTTGCTCCTATATTACTTTTTAATGAGGCTGATGCCGTTATTGGAAAAAGAAAAGAAGCCGTCAATGGCAGTATAGACAAAACAGAAAATGCAATACAGAATATTTTGTTACAGGAAATGGAGAATTTAGACGGAATAATGATTGCAACGACAAACTTAACTCAGAATTTAGACAAAGCCTTTGAACGAAGATTTTTGTACAAAATAGAGTTTGAAAGGCCTTGTATTGAAGCAAAAGAAAAAATATGGCAATCTATGTTACCTGAATTATCCGAGAAAGAAAGATTAGAATT
This genomic window contains:
- a CDS encoding hypothetical protein (product_source=Hypo-rule applied; cath_funfam=3.40.50.300; pfam=PF00004; smart=SM00382; superfamily=52540); the protein is KHINRLFCERDENEISSELLLVELNSLFEDNHSLDFCKQVFEYKKIGLYENAFLLLLFFCHKFINCDDDCIGFNDFDDLYDEKWIFRDIKSTLQNGDSALLTNNILEHFNDNGFGNREYFRISSTAKEKLFIELNIKAAQSNNNKKELILHNSITAKELFYNKREQSQIAQLTSLLNKDNFKSVQEKLEKGGLRKGFACLFYGAPGTGKTETVYQLAHSTGRDIMMVNISETKSMWYGESEKRIKGIFDKYKSLLKTSEVAPILLFNEADAVIGKRKEAVNGSIDKTENAIQNILLQEMENLDGIMIATTNLTQNLDKAFERRFLYKIEFERPCIEAKEKIWQSMLPELSEKERLELANNYNFSGGQIENIVRKYTVDSILTNTVPCLETIHNYCQSELLYKNEERKIIGFY